A DNA window from Zonotrichia albicollis isolate bZonAlb1 chromosome 2, bZonAlb1.hap1, whole genome shotgun sequence contains the following coding sequences:
- the KLHL15 gene encoding kelch-like protein 15 isoform X1 — MAGDVEGFSSSIHDTSVSAGFRALYEEGLLLDVTLVIEDHQFQAHKALLATQSDYFRIMFTADMRERDQDKIHLKGLTATGFSHVLQFMYYGTIELSMNTVHEILQAAMYVQLIEVVKFCCSFLLAKICLENCAEIMRLLDDFGVNIEGVREKLDSFLLENFVPLMSRPDFLSYLSFEKLMSYLDNDHLSRFPEIELYEAVQAWLRHDRRRWRHTDTIIQNIRFCLMTPSSVFEKVKTSEFYRYSRQLRHEVDQAMNYFHSVHQQPLMEMKSNKIRSAKPQTAVFRGMIGHSMVNSKILLLHKPRVWWELEGPQVPLRPDCLAIVNNFVFLLGGEELGPDGEFHASSKVFRYDPRQNTWLRMADMSVPRSEFAVGVIGRYVYAVAGRTRDETFYSTERYDITEDKWEFVDPYPVNKYGHEGTVLGNKLYITGGITSSSTSKQVCVFDPSKEGTVEQRTRRTQVVANCWENKCKMNYARCFHKMISYNGKLYVFGGVCVILRASFESQGCPSTEVYDPDTDQWTILASMPIGRSGHGVAVLDKQIMVLGGLCYNGHYSDSILTFDPEENKWKEDEYPRMPCKLDGLQVCSLHFPEYVLEHVRRCS; from the exons ATGGCAGGGGACGTGGAAGGGTTTAGCTCCTCCATCCATGACACCAGTGTCTCTGCAGGATTCAGAGCACTGTATGAGGAGGGATTGCTTCTTGATGTCACACTTGTCATTGAAGACCACCAATTTCAGGCCCATAAAGCACTGCTTGCCACCCAGAGTGATTACTTCAGGATTATGTTCACAGCAGACATGCGAGAACGAGATCAGGACAAAATCCATTTGAAAGGTCTGACAGCTACAGGCTTCAGTCATGTCCTCCAATTCATGTACTATGGAACTATTGAACTGAGTATGAACACTGTTCATGAAATCCTTCAGGCTGCCATGTATGTCCAGCTTATAGAGGTGGTAAagttttgctgctcttttctcTTAGCTAAAATCTGCTTAGAAAACTGTGCAGAAATTATGAGACTTCTGGATGATTTTGGTGTAAACATCGAAGGAGTCAGGGAAAAACTGGATTCCTTTCTGCTAGAGAATTTTGTGCCACTCATGTCCAGACCTGACTTTCTTTCATACCTGAGCTTTGAGAAGCTCATGTCTTACTTGGACAATGACCACCTGAGCAGGTTTCCAGAGATAGAGCTGTATGAAGCTGTGCAGGCCTGGCTGCGCCATGATAGAAGACGCTGGAGACATACGGACACCATCATTCAGAACATCAGGTTTTGTTTGATGACACCATCCAGTGTTTTTGAGAAG GTAAAAACATCAGAGTTTTACCGATACTCCCGGCAGCTGCGACATGAGGTTGACCAAGCCATGAATTACTTTCATAGCGTTCACCAACAGCCTTTGATGGAAATGAAGTCGAACAAAATTCGTTCtgccaaaccccagactgcagtGTTTAGAGGAATGATAGGACACAGTATGGTAAACAGTAAAATCCTTCTCTTGCACAAACCGAGGGTCTGGTGGGAACTAGAGGGTCCTCAAGTACCTTTACGACCAGACTGCCTTGCCATTGTCAATAACTTCGTGTTCTTATTAGGTGGGGAAGAACTGGGGCCAGATGGCGAGTTCCATGCGTCATCCAAAGTGTTCAGGTACGACCCAAGGCAGAACACTTGGTTACGGATGGCAGACATGTCTGTGCCACGCTCCGAGTTCGCTGTCGGGGTCATTGGCAGGTACGTTTATGCAGTGGCTGGCAGAACCAGGGATGAAACCTTTTACTCCACTGAACGCTATGACATCACCGAAGATAAATGGGAGTTTGTGGATCCCTACCCAGTCAATAAGTATGGACACGAAGGGACTGTGCTTGGTAACAAGTTGTATATCACTGGTGGAATTACATCCTCCTCAACTTCTAAGCAAGTGTGTGTGTTTGATCCCAGTAAAGAAGGCACGGTAGAGCAGCGAACACGGAGAACTCAAGTGGTCGCTAACTGTTGGGAGAACAAATGCAAAATGAATTATGCCAGATGCTTTCACAAAATGATTTCTTATAATGGTAAGCTCTATGTCTTTGGTGGTGTCTGTGTGATCCTGAGAGCTTCCTTTGAATCTCAGGGATGTCCATCTACAGAGGTTTATGACCCTGACACCGATCAGTGGACTATACTGGCTTCTATGCCAATAGGCAGGAGTGGTCATGGTGTGGCTGTTCTGGACAAGCAGATAATGGTTCTTGGAGGCCTTTGTTACAATGGTCATTACAGTGATTCAATTCTCACTTTTGATCCAGAGGAAAACAAGTGGAAAGAAGATGAATATCCAAGGATGCCATGCAAGCTGGATGGCTTACAGGTCTGCAGCCTGCACTTCCCTGAGTATGTTTTGGAGCATGTTAGACGTTGCAGCTAA
- the KLHL15 gene encoding kelch-like protein 15 isoform X2, which produces MNYFHSVHQQPLMEMKSNKIRSAKPQTAVFRGMIGHSMVNSKILLLHKPRVWWELEGPQVPLRPDCLAIVNNFVFLLGGEELGPDGEFHASSKVFRYDPRQNTWLRMADMSVPRSEFAVGVIGRYVYAVAGRTRDETFYSTERYDITEDKWEFVDPYPVNKYGHEGTVLGNKLYITGGITSSSTSKQVCVFDPSKEGTVEQRTRRTQVVANCWENKCKMNYARCFHKMISYNGKLYVFGGVCVILRASFESQGCPSTEVYDPDTDQWTILASMPIGRSGHGVAVLDKQIMVLGGLCYNGHYSDSILTFDPEENKWKEDEYPRMPCKLDGLQVCSLHFPEYVLEHVRRCS; this is translated from the coding sequence ATGAATTACTTTCATAGCGTTCACCAACAGCCTTTGATGGAAATGAAGTCGAACAAAATTCGTTCtgccaaaccccagactgcagtGTTTAGAGGAATGATAGGACACAGTATGGTAAACAGTAAAATCCTTCTCTTGCACAAACCGAGGGTCTGGTGGGAACTAGAGGGTCCTCAAGTACCTTTACGACCAGACTGCCTTGCCATTGTCAATAACTTCGTGTTCTTATTAGGTGGGGAAGAACTGGGGCCAGATGGCGAGTTCCATGCGTCATCCAAAGTGTTCAGGTACGACCCAAGGCAGAACACTTGGTTACGGATGGCAGACATGTCTGTGCCACGCTCCGAGTTCGCTGTCGGGGTCATTGGCAGGTACGTTTATGCAGTGGCTGGCAGAACCAGGGATGAAACCTTTTACTCCACTGAACGCTATGACATCACCGAAGATAAATGGGAGTTTGTGGATCCCTACCCAGTCAATAAGTATGGACACGAAGGGACTGTGCTTGGTAACAAGTTGTATATCACTGGTGGAATTACATCCTCCTCAACTTCTAAGCAAGTGTGTGTGTTTGATCCCAGTAAAGAAGGCACGGTAGAGCAGCGAACACGGAGAACTCAAGTGGTCGCTAACTGTTGGGAGAACAAATGCAAAATGAATTATGCCAGATGCTTTCACAAAATGATTTCTTATAATGGTAAGCTCTATGTCTTTGGTGGTGTCTGTGTGATCCTGAGAGCTTCCTTTGAATCTCAGGGATGTCCATCTACAGAGGTTTATGACCCTGACACCGATCAGTGGACTATACTGGCTTCTATGCCAATAGGCAGGAGTGGTCATGGTGTGGCTGTTCTGGACAAGCAGATAATGGTTCTTGGAGGCCTTTGTTACAATGGTCATTACAGTGATTCAATTCTCACTTTTGATCCAGAGGAAAACAAGTGGAAAGAAGATGAATATCCAAGGATGCCATGCAAGCTGGATGGCTTACAGGTCTGCAGCCTGCACTTCCCTGAGTATGTTTTGGAGCATGTTAGACGTTGCAGCTAA